A single region of the Sphingobium sp. TKS genome encodes:
- a CDS encoding type II toxin-antitoxin system Phd/YefM family antitoxin — translation MRAETYGAADFKTNCLAILDRLARHDVDQVTITKRGRAVAVLTPPPSTTDAIEGLHGFMRGSVSVPTGVDLLAPVLDEPLNAQDGKLHG, via the coding sequence ATGCGGGCAGAAACCTATGGCGCCGCGGACTTCAAGACCAACTGCCTTGCTATCCTCGATCGACTGGCCCGTCACGATGTCGACCAGGTGACGATCACCAAGCGCGGCCGAGCCGTCGCGGTGCTGACGCCGCCTCCCAGTACGACCGATGCGATCGAGGGACTGCACGGCTTCATGCGCGGGTCCGTTTCAGTGCCCACGGGCGTCGATCTCCTCGCTCCCGTGCTCGATGAACCGCTGAACGCCCAGGACGGAAAGCTCCACGGATGA
- a CDS encoding type II toxin-antitoxin system VapC family toxin: MSAAGGETDNPRAVLLDTCAVIWLANGDPIAPAALGAITHAALADGVFVSPASAWEVGLLSRVRGDKAPAISFLPDPQSWFARFMSGPAIREAPLLPEIAIASSLLPDPLHGDPADRFIIATARLHRMPVVTRDGKIIDYAAKGHVAAIEC; the protein is encoded by the coding sequence ATGAGCGCGGCCGGAGGGGAAACCGACAACCCTCGAGCAGTGCTGCTCGACACATGTGCCGTTATCTGGCTGGCCAATGGCGATCCAATCGCTCCGGCAGCGCTCGGGGCCATCACCCATGCGGCCCTGGCCGATGGGGTGTTCGTCTCGCCGGCGAGCGCGTGGGAAGTGGGATTGCTGAGTCGCGTTCGCGGCGACAAGGCACCGGCCATCTCCTTCCTGCCAGATCCGCAAAGCTGGTTCGCTCGCTTCATGAGCGGACCAGCGATCCGGGAAGCGCCCTTGCTCCCGGAAATCGCGATTGCGTCCTCGCTCCTGCCCGACCCGCTGCACGGCGATCCCGCCGACAGGTTCATCATCGCGACCGCCCGGCTTCACCGGATGCCCGTTGTCACACGTGACGGCAAAATTATCGACTACGCCGCCAAAGGACACGTCGCTGCCATAGAATGCTGA